A single window of Salvia splendens isolate huo1 chromosome 6, SspV2, whole genome shotgun sequence DNA harbors:
- the LOC121809079 gene encoding two-component response regulator ARR9-like, whose product IPLHISIAFKSNMNGLGAETQFHVLAVDDSIIDRKLIERLLKTSSYQVTAVESGVKALEFLGLVGDEEFSNSNSKCQSVEVNLIITDYSMPAITGYDLLRKIKKSTSLRDIPVVIMSSENVPSRINSCLEHGAEEFFLKPVRQSDVNKLRPHLMRGQKNVPNLNKRKPVEECLSPDRIRAKLNHDLE is encoded by the exons ATTCCTCTCCACATCAGCATTGCATTCAAATCAAATATGAATGGATTAGGAGCAGAAACGCAGTTTCATGTGCTTGCTGTTGATGATAGCATCATTGATAGAAAATTGATTGAGAGGCTTCTCAAAACCTCCTCTTATCAAG TTACTGCTGTGGAATCCGGAGTTAAGGCTCTCGAATTCCTAGGATTGGTTGGCGATGAAgaattttcaaattcaaattcgaaGTGCCAAAGTGTTGAAGTGAATCTGATCATCACAGACTACAGCATGCCAGCAATAACCGGCTACGATCTCCTTCGGAAAATTAAGAAATCGACGTCGTTGAGAGACATTCCGGTGGTGATAATGTCATCGGAAAATGTTCCGTCGAGAATCAACAGCTGCTTGGAGCATGGAGCGGAGGAATTCTTCCTCAAACCAGTGAGACAATCTGATGTGAACAAGCTCAGGCCACATTTGATGAGAGGCCAAAAAAATGTCCCAAATCTGAACAAGAGAAAGCCTGTTGAAGAATGCCTCTCGCCTGATCGGATAAGAGCAAAATTGAATCATGATTTGGAatga